GGCAGCACCCACCACCAGATGCCGCACCTCGGGCCGGGCCGCAGCCATCTCCCGCATCTGATCCGGTGGAGTGATCGTGTATTCGCCTTCTATCAGCAATGTCGGCACCCGCACCGCACGCCATTGCGCCCAGAAATCGCGAGTACCCCATTCCTCGGAGATATCGCGGAAGGTGCCGACCGAACCGTGCAGCCGGTACCCATCGGGTCCCGGCGTGAACGAATTCAGGAAGTAGCGACCGGCGACCGGTCCGAAGTACTCCAGCACCGCGTCGGCGTCCGGGAACGGTTGCGGCCAGGAGGAGATCATCTCCGCCCAGTGCCGCGCGGTACGCCCGCGGAAGTCGGGCGCCATGTCCTCGACCACCAGCGCCCGCACCCGCTCGGGATGAGCGGCGGCGAACATCCAGCCGTGCAGCCCGCCCATCGAATGCCCGATCACCACCATCGGTCCCGGCACCGCGGCGGTGGCGGCGGCCAGATCGGCGACGAACGCCTCGGTGGTCAGCTCCTGCGGGGCCGGCCGACCGTGACCCGCCGCGTCGAAGGTGTACACATGCCCGAACTCGCGCAACCA
The genomic region above belongs to Nocardia spumae and contains:
- a CDS encoding alpha/beta fold hydrolase — protein: MLYDEGGTGVSILLLHGLMGSARTWAGQVPWLREFGHVYTFDAAGHGRPAPQELTTEAFVADLAAATAAVPGPMVVIGHSMGGLHGWMFAAAHPERVRALVVEDMAPDFRGRTARHWAEMISSWPQPFPDADAVLEYFGPVAGRYFLNSFTPGPDGYRLHGSVGTFRDISEEWGTRDFWAQWRAVRVPTLLIEGEYTITPPDQMREMAAARPEVRHLVVGAAGHLVHDDQPAAYRAEVERFLHEILG